The proteins below come from a single Rhodococcus sp. WMMA185 genomic window:
- a CDS encoding SAM-dependent methyltransferase, with amino-acid sequence MRTKKETDLDRPIDNQAWPGLAEVPTGLRASVSAKVADRLFRRAAAGLDVRIEYPDGTLVGASRGKEILPRMIIRNPDAFARRVGASGLIGFGESYMAGDWTSPDLAAVLTVFASRISALIPRPLQRLRTLYVAKHPEQERNTERNARSNISRHYDLSNELFETFLDETMTYSCALFPSAPTQVGEVRGVTVLEAPTPQSAPKWEDLADSQRNKIDRLLDLAGVGVGTRLLEVGTGWGELCIRAAQRGATVRSVTLSREQQHLARRRVAEAGHSKSVQIDLLDYREVDGEYDAIVSVEMIEAVGHQYWAKYFSVLDRLLAPGGKVALQAITMPHDRMLQTRNTYTWVHKYIFPGGCLPSSKAIESIAAQHTTLRVRERSSMGRHYAETLRLWKERFGSASSRAEELGFDEIFRRMWHFYLCYSEAGFRSGYIDAAQLVLERTGTNR; translated from the coding sequence GTGAGAACGAAGAAGGAAACAGACCTCGACCGGCCGATCGACAATCAAGCTTGGCCAGGGCTGGCCGAAGTGCCTACCGGCCTGCGAGCTTCCGTGTCGGCGAAGGTCGCCGATCGACTGTTCCGACGTGCCGCGGCTGGACTCGATGTTCGAATCGAGTACCCCGACGGCACTCTGGTGGGGGCGAGTCGCGGCAAGGAGATACTGCCTCGCATGATCATCCGCAACCCCGATGCGTTCGCCAGACGAGTCGGGGCTAGTGGGCTCATCGGTTTCGGCGAGTCGTACATGGCCGGCGACTGGACGTCACCAGACCTCGCAGCGGTACTGACAGTGTTCGCCTCGCGGATCTCGGCGCTCATACCGCGTCCACTGCAACGGCTCCGCACGCTCTATGTCGCCAAACACCCAGAGCAAGAGCGCAATACCGAACGAAATGCCCGCTCGAACATTTCCCGTCACTACGATCTGTCCAACGAATTGTTCGAGACGTTCCTCGACGAGACGATGACGTACTCGTGTGCACTGTTCCCTTCGGCCCCCACCCAGGTCGGGGAGGTACGCGGCGTCACAGTCTTGGAGGCACCCACCCCGCAGAGCGCGCCGAAGTGGGAGGATCTCGCAGATTCCCAGCGCAACAAGATCGATCGGCTGCTCGACCTGGCCGGCGTAGGCGTCGGTACTCGCCTGTTGGAGGTAGGGACCGGTTGGGGAGAACTGTGCATCAGGGCGGCGCAGCGCGGCGCGACGGTCCGTTCGGTAACACTGTCGCGCGAACAGCAGCACCTGGCTCGTAGGCGTGTTGCCGAGGCCGGCCACTCGAAGTCGGTCCAGATAGACCTTCTCGACTATCGCGAAGTCGACGGTGAGTACGACGCGATCGTGTCAGTGGAGATGATCGAAGCCGTTGGACATCAGTACTGGGCAAAGTACTTCAGTGTGCTCGACCGACTTCTCGCCCCTGGCGGGAAGGTGGCGCTGCAAGCCATCACGATGCCGCACGATCGGATGCTGCAAACCCGCAACACCTACACCTGGGTGCACAAGTACATCTTTCCGGGCGGGTGCCTTCCTTCGAGCAAGGCCATCGAGTCCATCGCGGCGCAGCATACGACGCTGCGCGTGCGGGAACGCTCGAGTATGGGCCGGCACTATGCGGAGACGCTGCGTTTGTGGAAGGAGCGATTCGGCTCGGCCAGCTCGCGGGCAGAAGAGCTCGGGTTCGACGAGATATTCCGCCGAATGTGGCACTTCTACCTCTGCTACTCGGAAGCAGGGTTCAGATCCGGATACATCGACGCCGCGCAACTCGTCCTCGAGAGAACGGGAACAAACAGATGA
- a CDS encoding SDR family oxidoreductase, translated as MAQLRALVTGSTGYIGGRLAPRLVEVGYQVRVLARSPDKLTDVPWASEVEIARGDLSDPASLAAAFTDVDVVYYLVHSMGGAEEFEEAERIGAENVVEAARNCGVSRIVYLSGLHPDSADLSPHLRSRTRVGQILIESGIPTMVLQAGVVIGAGSASFEMIRHLTNRLPVMTTPRWVNNKIQPIAVRDVLHYLVEAAEAPLPRSRTYDIGGPDVIRYGEMMQIYAEIAGLGRRRILVLPVLTPKLAGLWIGLVTPIPPSLGRALIESLRDDAVASEHDIDEIIPPPKEGLTAYREAVRLALWRTDNGDVETSWAGASPVDAPSQPLPSDPHWAGEVVYTDEHTKECDADAATLWSVVESIGGENGWYSSPLAWSIRGWLDRVVGGVGLARGRRNQKQLNTGDPLDFWRVERIDRGTLLRLRAEMRLPGAAWLEWRVHAVGAGRSRLDQRAIFFPKGLAGRIYWYSILPFHGIIFKGMLENITGCAARQTVHSGTMSSRPPVVGDVSNKHEL; from the coding sequence ATGGCGCAGCTACGCGCGCTGGTCACGGGTTCTACCGGGTACATCGGCGGACGCCTCGCCCCCCGGCTCGTTGAAGTCGGCTACCAGGTGCGCGTGCTGGCACGCTCGCCCGACAAACTGACGGACGTTCCCTGGGCCTCCGAAGTCGAGATAGCCCGCGGTGACCTGAGCGATCCCGCATCGCTCGCTGCCGCATTCACAGACGTCGATGTCGTCTACTACCTCGTACATTCGATGGGCGGCGCGGAGGAATTCGAGGAGGCCGAACGTATCGGCGCGGAGAACGTCGTGGAGGCAGCCCGAAATTGTGGCGTGAGCCGCATCGTCTACCTCAGCGGGCTGCATCCCGACTCGGCAGATCTTTCCCCGCACCTGCGTTCTCGAACGCGAGTCGGCCAGATCCTCATCGAATCCGGTATTCCCACAATGGTTCTGCAGGCCGGTGTCGTCATCGGAGCAGGCTCGGCGTCCTTCGAGATGATTCGGCATCTGACCAACCGATTGCCGGTGATGACCACCCCGCGTTGGGTGAACAACAAGATCCAGCCGATCGCAGTTCGAGACGTGCTGCACTATCTCGTGGAGGCGGCGGAGGCTCCACTTCCGCGTAGCCGCACCTATGACATCGGCGGTCCCGACGTCATCAGGTACGGCGAGATGATGCAGATCTACGCGGAGATCGCCGGTCTCGGGCGCCGTCGCATTCTCGTCCTACCCGTCCTGACACCGAAACTTGCAGGCTTGTGGATCGGACTCGTAACCCCTATTCCCCCGTCGCTCGGCCGAGCGTTGATCGAATCACTGCGCGACGATGCCGTTGCCTCGGAGCACGACATCGACGAAATCATCCCGCCTCCGAAAGAGGGGCTGACGGCGTATCGGGAAGCCGTGCGATTGGCGCTGTGGCGAACGGACAACGGTGATGTGGAGACCTCATGGGCCGGGGCATCTCCGGTGGACGCACCCTCGCAGCCCCTTCCATCGGACCCCCACTGGGCCGGCGAAGTCGTCTACACCGACGAACACACGAAGGAGTGTGACGCCGACGCCGCAACGCTATGGAGTGTGGTCGAGAGTATCGGCGGCGAGAACGGTTGGTACTCCTCCCCTCTCGCATGGTCCATTCGCGGCTGGCTGGATCGAGTTGTCGGGGGTGTCGGACTTGCCCGAGGACGCCGAAACCAGAAGCAGCTCAACACCGGTGACCCGTTGGACTTTTGGCGTGTAGAGCGCATCGACCGAGGAACCTTGCTGCGCCTGCGCGCTGAGATGCGGCTACCGGGCGCGGCGTGGCTCGAATGGCGCGTGCATGCGGTTGGTGCGGGTCGCTCGCGCCTCGATCAACGCGCGATATTCTTCCCCAAAGGTCTAGCTGGACGCATTTATTGGTATTCCATCCTGCCGTTCCACGGAATCATCTTCAAAGGAATGTTGGAGAACATCACCGGCTGCGCGGCCCGTCAGACGGTGCACAGCGGCACAATGTCCTCTCGTCCACCGGTGGTCGGGGATGTCAGCAACAAGCACGAGTTGTAG
- a CDS encoding lipocalin family protein yields the protein MTRPMVRGFITGMLASALALVLSAGPAQAQPPGPEDIPGALEPVPSLDIQRYLGTWYQLAAVPQPFNLNCARDTSATYGYVDSSNISVANRCTTWTGGTSGVNGNARVNDPATNAQLHVSFTDVPFQGSPDGPTNYVVTYIADDYSWALVGDPARSSGFVLSRTPAVDDAGWTQIRQVVEWRGYNSCLLLTSPTTGGREDIVPLCTV from the coding sequence ATGACCCGCCCTATGGTTCGTGGATTCATAACCGGAATGCTGGCCTCAGCTCTCGCTCTGGTGCTGTCCGCGGGCCCTGCACAGGCTCAGCCGCCAGGGCCGGAAGACATACCGGGCGCGCTGGAACCGGTTCCTTCTCTTGATATTCAGAGATACCTCGGCACGTGGTATCAGTTGGCTGCCGTACCCCAGCCGTTCAACCTGAACTGCGCGCGGGACACTTCGGCGACGTACGGATATGTCGATTCATCGAACATCAGCGTCGCCAACAGGTGCACGACCTGGACGGGAGGAACGAGCGGCGTCAACGGGAATGCGCGCGTCAACGATCCGGCCACCAACGCCCAACTGCACGTGAGCTTTACCGATGTGCCCTTCCAAGGTTCGCCGGACGGCCCCACCAACTACGTGGTCACCTACATCGCCGATGACTACTCATGGGCGCTGGTCGGTGATCCGGCACGTTCGTCGGGATTCGTCCTCTCTCGTACGCCGGCGGTCGACGATGCGGGGTGGACGCAGATCCGGCAGGTGGTGGAGTGGCGTGGCTACAACTCGTGCTTGTTGCTGACATCCCCGACCACCGGTGGACGAGAGGACATTGTGCCGCTGTGCACCGTCTGA
- a CDS encoding DUF1295 domain-containing protein yields the protein MNGFDWSNFAVISLASLLVLALLQAATYLIGRRIRRYNVVDVSWGLGFVLVALIAAVLGEGDGLRRWLIFVLVAIWGLRLTWHMYAKSAGKGEDPRYVAMLERAGGDSPTTVIRKIFATQGLSQWFVSLPLQVSAVVGATSGLGTVVATIGVALWAVGLVFESVGDHQLRQFKADPSNSGKIMDSGLWAWTRHPNYFGDFCVWWGLWLISASVWPGVLTVLSPLAMTYFLVYTTGARLLEKSMSRRPGYPEYQQRTSYFLPRPPKR from the coding sequence ATGAACGGATTCGACTGGTCGAACTTCGCCGTTATATCCCTTGCGAGTCTGCTGGTACTCGCCCTCCTCCAAGCAGCGACGTACCTGATCGGGAGGCGAATCAGACGGTACAACGTCGTCGACGTGTCCTGGGGACTCGGATTCGTCTTGGTGGCACTCATCGCTGCCGTCCTCGGCGAGGGCGATGGGCTCCGGCGGTGGCTGATCTTCGTGCTCGTTGCGATCTGGGGACTGCGGCTGACGTGGCACATGTATGCAAAGTCCGCAGGCAAGGGCGAGGACCCGCGCTACGTAGCGATGTTGGAGAGAGCCGGCGGTGATTCGCCCACCACGGTGATCAGAAAGATCTTCGCAACTCAGGGCCTTTCGCAGTGGTTCGTCTCACTGCCGTTGCAGGTGTCTGCTGTTGTGGGTGCAACATCTGGTCTGGGCACGGTGGTTGCGACGATCGGCGTTGCACTGTGGGCCGTGGGTCTGGTGTTCGAATCCGTCGGCGACCACCAGCTGCGGCAGTTCAAAGCCGACCCGTCCAACAGCGGCAAGATCATGGATTCCGGCCTGTGGGCCTGGACTCGGCACCCGAACTACTTCGGAGATTTCTGTGTGTGGTGGGGACTCTGGCTCATCTCGGCGAGCGTCTGGCCCGGTGTCCTCACCGTGCTGTCCCCGCTCGCGATGACCTACTTCCTGGTGTACACAACGGGGGCGAGGTTGCTCGAGAAGTCGATGTCGCGGCGTCCTGGCTACCCTGAGTACCAGCAGAGGACCAGCTACTTCCTCCCCCGACCGCCGAAGAGGTGA
- a CDS encoding sigma-70 family RNA polymerase sigma factor: MTDVGRATESMALASLLARIANGEREAFTDFYERTSSRVYGMVVRVLRDPGYSEETTQEVYLQVWKSAAKFDPALGSPLSWLITMAHRRAVDRVRSEQSGSAREAAYSTSNWYGSFDAVSEEVVRREDNSGVVDCLETLTEVQHRAVVLAYYGGLTYREVSEQLSVGLATVKSRIRDGLIRLQQCLGVRFDG; encoded by the coding sequence ATGACCGACGTTGGCAGGGCCACCGAGAGCATGGCCCTGGCATCTCTGCTCGCGCGGATCGCGAATGGCGAGCGCGAGGCGTTCACCGATTTCTACGAACGCACCAGTAGCCGGGTGTATGGCATGGTTGTGCGGGTTCTGCGCGACCCTGGATACAGCGAGGAGACTACCCAGGAGGTGTACCTGCAGGTTTGGAAGTCCGCGGCGAAGTTCGATCCCGCCCTGGGGTCGCCGCTGTCCTGGCTGATCACCATGGCCCACCGCCGGGCTGTTGATCGTGTGCGCTCCGAGCAGTCCGGCTCCGCGCGCGAAGCCGCCTACAGCACTTCGAACTGGTACGGCTCCTTCGATGCGGTGTCAGAGGAAGTAGTTCGCCGAGAAGACAACAGCGGCGTCGTCGACTGCCTCGAAACACTCACAGAGGTTCAGCACAGAGCAGTAGTCCTCGCCTATTACGGCGGGCTGACCTACCGGGAGGTCTCGGAGCAACTGTCCGTCGGGCTTGCCACGGTGAAGTCCCGAATACGGGACGGGTTGATCAGACTCCAGCAATGTTTGGGGGTGAGATTCGATGGATGA
- a CDS encoding fasciclin domain-containing protein: MKVTTRVLAVAATASLALMGAACSSDDNGSANNTTTAAETTTAEATTTPATADPAANLVGPGCADYAASVPDGPGSIDAMAVEPVATAASNSPVLTTLAAAVSGQLNPDVNLVDTLNGSEFTVFAPVDDAFAKLDPATIDTLSTDSALLTQILTYHVVPGQIPPSDIVGEHATVEGGTVTVTGSGDNLMVNDAGVICGGIQTANATVYLVDTVLMPQ; the protein is encoded by the coding sequence ATGAAGGTCACCACCCGAGTTCTGGCAGTCGCAGCAACCGCATCCCTGGCACTGATGGGCGCAGCGTGCTCCTCGGATGACAACGGCTCCGCGAACAACACGACGACGGCAGCCGAGACCACGACAGCTGAGGCGACAACGACACCTGCCACCGCGGATCCGGCTGCGAACCTGGTCGGACCGGGTTGCGCGGACTACGCGGCGTCGGTGCCTGACGGCCCCGGCTCGATCGATGCGATGGCGGTCGAACCCGTCGCCACCGCGGCTTCCAACAGCCCCGTACTCACCACTCTCGCGGCAGCGGTTTCCGGGCAGCTGAACCCGGATGTCAACCTCGTCGACACTCTCAACGGATCGGAGTTCACGGTCTTCGCCCCCGTGGATGACGCATTCGCCAAGCTCGACCCGGCGACGATCGACACTCTGTCGACCGATTCTGCGCTGCTCACCCAGATCCTGACCTATCACGTAGTCCCCGGCCAGATCCCACCGAGTGACATCGTCGGCGAGCACGCCACCGTCGAAGGTGGCACGGTCACCGTCACGGGTTCGGGTGACAACCTGATGGTCAACGACGCGGGCGTCATCTGCGGCGGCATCCAGACCGCCAACGCCACGGTGTACCTCGTGGACACCGTCTTGATGCCCCAGTAA
- a CDS encoding DUF1365 domain-containing protein — protein sequence MGNPDRARSQAGGGIVTSPAIYATTIRHARVEPIRNSFEYTSYNWFVDLDALPRLSPWLRPFARFLAEDHFEPGDDSRPDTLRRRVDAFLTAHGINLEGGRVTALLNARVLGYVFNPLSVYWCHDPAGNLRCIVAEVHNTYGQRHSYLIEPDTNAWAQTDKQFYVSPFNDVSGRYDMWLPEPSDTLALTVVLHRDGHAPFTASVRGKRQTVTLRTILRTQLRFPLAPLAVSARIRVQGITLWARGLPVMARPGHLKEKAQ from the coding sequence ATGGGAAACCCCGATCGCGCAAGATCACAAGCGGGAGGAGGTATCGTGACCAGCCCAGCGATCTACGCGACGACAATTCGGCACGCACGCGTCGAGCCCATCCGCAACAGCTTCGAATACACGAGCTACAACTGGTTCGTCGATCTCGACGCCCTACCCCGATTGTCTCCATGGCTGCGGCCCTTCGCACGCTTCCTCGCTGAGGACCACTTCGAGCCCGGAGACGACAGCCGACCGGACACGCTGCGGCGAAGGGTCGACGCATTCCTCACGGCGCACGGCATCAACCTCGAAGGCGGCCGGGTTACGGCTCTGCTCAACGCACGAGTTCTCGGCTACGTCTTCAATCCGCTGAGCGTGTACTGGTGCCACGACCCTGCCGGCAACTTGCGATGCATAGTCGCCGAGGTACACAACACATACGGTCAACGGCACAGCTATCTGATCGAACCCGATACCAACGCCTGGGCCCAAACGGACAAGCAGTTCTATGTCTCGCCGTTCAATGACGTGAGCGGACGGTACGACATGTGGCTGCCAGAGCCAAGTGACACCCTCGCGCTGACCGTGGTTCTTCACCGGGACGGTCACGCTCCGTTCACCGCTTCGGTACGCGGGAAGCGTCAGACCGTCACCCTCCGGACGATCCTGAGAACTCAATTACGTTTCCCCCTTGCACCTCTCGCAGTCTCTGCTCGAATTCGCGTCCAGGGAATCACTTTGTGGGCCCGCGGACTCCCGGTCATGGCTCGACCCGGTCACTTGAAGGAGAAAGCCCAGTGA
- a CDS encoding beta-propeller fold lactonase family protein: MNHHSRFRRYPTFRAGVRRLVLGLMATALMVLGMAGVGAGAAAADTVIATVPVGLDPEGVAITPDGAFAYVANGGSGTVDVVDTATNMVVATVPVGALPIGVAITPDGAFAYVANSGSGTVDVVDTATNMVIATVPVGGGPEWVAITPDGAFAYVANAVANTVDVIDTATNMVVATVPVGVTPEGVAITPDGAFAYVTNSGSGTVDVIDTATNMVIATVPVGAVPFGVAITPDGAFAYVTNPGSGMVDVIDTATNMVVTTFAVGNLPAGVAITPDGLRAYVANNGDATVAVIDTATNTVIETVPVGVDPRGVAITPDGTRVYVTNNGNDTVSVIAVEQCLGSLCIDFGSLTGSGSGAGSAFS, encoded by the coding sequence GTGAATCACCACAGTCGTTTCCGCAGGTATCCCACGTTTCGGGCAGGGGTTCGGAGACTGGTGCTCGGGTTGATGGCCACGGCCCTGATGGTGCTGGGTATGGCCGGTGTGGGGGCGGGGGCCGCGGCGGCGGATACCGTCATCGCCACCGTCCCGGTCGGGCTCGACCCGGAGGGGGTGGCGATCACCCCGGACGGGGCCTTCGCCTATGTCGCCAACGGTGGTTCCGGCACGGTGGATGTGGTCGACACCGCCACGAACATGGTGGTTGCCACCGTCCCGGTCGGGGCCCTCCCGATCGGGGTGGCGATCACCCCGGACGGGGCCTTCGCCTATGTCGCCAACTCTGGTTCCGGCACGGTGGATGTGGTCGACACCGCCACCAACATGGTGATCGCCACCGTCCCGGTCGGGGGCGGACCGGAGTGGGTGGCGATCACCCCGGACGGGGCCTTCGCCTACGTCGCCAACGCTGTGGCCAACACGGTGGATGTGATCGACACCGCCACCAATATGGTGGTTGCCACCGTCCCGGTCGGGGTCACCCCGGAGGGGGTGGCGATCACCCCGGACGGGGCCTTCGCCTACGTCACGAACTCTGGTTCCGGCACGGTGGATGTGATCGACACCGCCACCAATATGGTGATCGCCACCGTCCCGGTCGGGGCCGTCCCGTTCGGGGTGGCGATCACCCCGGACGGGGCCTTCGCCTACGTCACGAACCCTGGTTCCGGCATGGTGGATGTGATCGACACCGCCACGAACATGGTGGTCACCACCTTCGCGGTCGGGAACTTGCCGGCCGGGGTGGCGATCACCCCCGACGGCCTCCGCGCTTACGTCGCCAACAACGGCGACGCCACGGTGGCTGTGATCGACACCGCCACCAACACGGTGATCGAGACCGTCCCGGTCGGGGTCGACCCGCGCGGGGTGGCGATCACCCCGGACGGCACCCGCGTCTACGTCACCAACAACGGTAACGACACGGTGTCGGTGATCGCTGTCGAGCAGTGCCTGGGGTCGCTGTGCATCGACTTCGGTTCGCTCACCGGCAGCGGCTCGGGTGCGGGCAGCGCGTTCAGCTGA
- a CDS encoding anti-sigma factor, which yields MDDIKNGNARNGDARNDETENGALDLAHVYALDAVDEEQRKEIRAAVVSAPPHVRREFDDTVRTIHETMAVQSASTAVDPPEHLLGNILAALPPTETSGIPTPLSLDQARARRRRRIAVAVSAAAAAVVLAVGGVTVAEQFRSEPGQPVPAQILAADDVRTSVTPIAGGGSATVVFSKDVDAGVLVMNDVTPPAPGTVYQMWLLGPSHDPVSAGIMDASAVAPSTTAVVSGIDQSTALGFSVEPPGGSTEPSDIFATVTLS from the coding sequence ATGGATGACATAAAGAACGGCAACGCCAGAAACGGCGACGCCAGAAATGATGAAACCGAGAACGGCGCCCTCGATCTCGCTCATGTGTATGCGCTCGATGCTGTCGACGAGGAACAACGCAAAGAGATCCGAGCGGCGGTCGTGAGCGCCCCGCCGCACGTTCGCCGTGAGTTCGACGACACCGTTCGCACCATCCACGAGACGATGGCCGTCCAATCCGCGTCCACTGCGGTCGATCCCCCCGAGCATCTGCTCGGCAACATCCTTGCCGCTCTCCCTCCCACCGAGACGAGCGGGATACCGACCCCGCTGTCGCTGGATCAGGCCAGAGCCCGGAGGCGTAGGCGCATTGCCGTCGCGGTCAGCGCCGCAGCCGCCGCCGTCGTTCTCGCAGTCGGAGGGGTGACGGTGGCCGAGCAGTTCCGCAGCGAGCCCGGCCAACCGGTGCCCGCGCAGATATTGGCGGCCGACGACGTCCGCACATCGGTTACGCCGATCGCCGGCGGCGGCTCGGCCACCGTCGTGTTCTCCAAGGATGTGGACGCAGGCGTGTTGGTGATGAACGATGTCACACCGCCGGCGCCGGGGACGGTCTACCAGATGTGGCTGCTCGGCCCCTCCCACGATCCCGTGTCTGCCGGGATCATGGACGCCTCCGCGGTCGCACCGTCCACGACCGCAGTAGTCAGCGGTATCGACCAGTCGACCGCCCTCGGATTCAGTGTCGAACCACCCGGCGGGTCCACCGAACCCAGCGATATCTTCGCGACTGTGACCCTCAGCTGA
- a CDS encoding NAD(P)/FAD-dependent oxidoreductase has product MDTARPQRRDVAVIGSGVAGLTAAYVLSRRDRVTLYEADTRLGGHAHTHHLTLDSGAEVDVDTGFIVHNDRTYPTLLRLFAELDVATQESDMSMSIRSDVDGLEYAGAKGLRGLFPTTANLRKPRYWRMLGEILRFHRRARALLDTPATERDAQESLGDFLARNRFNRYFVEHFMTPLVAAVWSCDPDSASRYPARYLFTFLDHHGMLTVFGSPTWRTVTGGSARYVEKVATHIDEILLDTSVKRLDRNDDGACIVDSKGDVRYYDAAVVAVHPGQALAMLGKPSKLETEVLGGMPYTVNRAQLHTDESLLPRAKNARASWNYLTPADAVDASGVIVTYDITRLMRLDAVRDRRFLVTLGGDHLVDPAKVIAEMTYEHPIYTPNSVAAQSRMGELSTDTVAFAGAYQGWGFHEDGALSGSRAAERIGGEWETPIAQDHKREEVS; this is encoded by the coding sequence ATGGACACAGCTCGCCCCCAGCGGAGAGACGTCGCCGTGATCGGCAGCGGCGTCGCAGGACTGACCGCTGCCTATGTTCTCTCACGCCGTGATCGTGTCACCCTCTACGAGGCCGACACTCGACTCGGCGGCCACGCTCATACCCATCACCTGACTCTCGACTCCGGCGCCGAAGTGGATGTCGATACGGGCTTCATCGTGCACAACGACCGCACCTACCCGACGCTGCTCCGCCTGTTCGCGGAGCTCGACGTGGCCACCCAGGAGTCAGACATGTCGATGTCGATTCGGTCCGACGTCGACGGACTCGAGTATGCGGGCGCGAAGGGTCTTCGCGGGCTATTCCCGACAACAGCCAACCTGAGGAAGCCTCGTTACTGGCGGATGCTCGGTGAGATACTCCGGTTCCACCGCCGCGCACGCGCACTGCTCGACACTCCCGCCACCGAGCGTGACGCGCAAGAGTCGTTGGGCGACTTCCTCGCCCGCAACCGCTTCAACCGGTACTTCGTCGAACACTTCATGACTCCATTGGTCGCCGCAGTGTGGTCGTGCGATCCTGATTCGGCGTCCCGTTACCCGGCGCGGTACCTGTTCACGTTCCTCGATCACCACGGGATGCTGACGGTCTTCGGTTCGCCCACGTGGAGAACGGTGACCGGCGGTTCGGCCAGGTATGTCGAGAAGGTAGCGACACACATCGACGAGATACTTCTCGATACGTCGGTGAAGCGATTGGACCGCAACGACGACGGCGCGTGCATCGTAGACAGCAAAGGCGACGTCCGCTATTACGACGCTGCTGTGGTGGCAGTGCACCCAGGGCAGGCGCTCGCGATGCTCGGCAAGCCGTCCAAACTCGAGACCGAGGTGCTCGGCGGTATGCCGTACACGGTGAATCGTGCTCAACTGCATACGGACGAATCGCTACTGCCTCGAGCAAAGAACGCGCGAGCATCCTGGAACTACCTGACCCCGGCCGATGCCGTGGATGCGTCCGGAGTAATTGTCACCTACGACATCACACGCTTGATGCGCCTGGATGCCGTGCGAGACAGGAGATTTCTGGTCACCCTCGGCGGTGATCATCTCGTCGATCCAGCCAAGGTTATCGCCGAGATGACCTATGAACATCCCATCTATACCCCTAATTCCGTTGCTGCTCAATCCAGAATGGGTGAACTGTCGACCGATACCGTCGCTTTCGCTGGGGCATATCAAGGTTGGGGGTTTCACGAGGACGGAGCTCTATCGGGCTCGAGGGCAGCCGAGAGGATCGGCGGAGAATGGGAAACCCCGATCGCGCAAGATCACAAGCGGGAGGAGGTATCGTGA